The proteins below are encoded in one region of Tamandua tetradactyla isolate mTamTet1 chromosome 9, mTamTet1.pri, whole genome shotgun sequence:
- the UNC93B1 gene encoding protein unc-93 homolog B1, with protein sequence MEAEPPLYPVAGAAGPQGDQERLGVPDGPEAPLDELVGAFPNYDEEEEERRYYRRKRLCVLKNVVAASAGGMLTYGVYLGLLQMQLILHYDETYREVKYGSMGLPDIDSKMLLGINVAPTAALLYTPTLIRFFGTKWMMFLAVGIYALFVSTNFWERYYTLVPSAVALGMAIVPLWASMGNYITRMAQKYYEYSHYKEQDERGPKQRPPRGSHAPYLLVFQAIFYSFFHLSFACAQLPMAYFLNHYLYDMNHTLYNVQNCGTNSHGILSGISNTVLQSLPRSRNLIVVESVLMAVAFLAMLLVLGLCGAAYRPTEEIDLRSVGWGNIFQLPFKHVRDFRLRHLVPFFIYSGFEVLFVCTGFALGYGVCSLGLERLAPLLVAYSLGASAASLLGLLGLWLPRWMPLVAGAGLHLLLTVSLFFWAPKPQVLQHAWILYTAAALWGVGSGLNKTGLSTLLGILYEDKERQDFIFTIYHWWQAMAIFLVYLGSGLPMKVKLAVLLVTQVGAVTSYLWMERKLRQGVGPRLPRIPRPQHKVRGYRYLEDDNSDESGAEGEPGGGGGPGDGVEEEAPPAGPGLGPEPAGQPRRPCPFELAQGDDGPEEK encoded by the exons ATGGAGGCGGAGCCGCCGCTCTACCCGGTAGCGGGGGCCGCGGGCCCGCAGGGGGACCAGGAGCGGCTCGGGGTGCCCGACGGGCCCGAGGCCCCG CTGGACGAGCTGGTGGGCGCGTTCCCCAACTAcgacgaggaggaggaggagcgcCGCTACTACCGCCGCAAGCGCCTCTGCGTGCTCAAGAACGTGGTGGCGGCCAGCGCGGGCGGCATGCTCACCTACGGCGTCTACCTGG gcctcctgcaAATGCAGCTGATCCTGCACTACGACGAGACCTACAGGGAGGTGAAGTATGGCAGTATGGGGCTGCCCGACATCGACAGCAAAATGCTGCTGGGCATCAACGTGGCGCCCACCGCTGCCCTGCTGTACACGCCCACGCTCATCAG GTTTTTTGGCACCAAGTGGATGATGTTCCTGGCTGTGGGCATCTACGCCCTCTTTGTCTCCACCAACTTCTGGGAGCGCTACTACACGCTCGTGCCCTCGGCTGTCGCCCTGGGCATGGCCATcgtgcctctctgggcctccatggGCAACTACATCACCAG AATGGCCCAGAAGTACTACGAGTACTCCCACTACAAGGAGCAGGATGAACGGGGGCCAAAGCAGCGCCCACCACGGGGCTCCCATGCGCCCTACCTCCTGGTCTTCCAGGCCATCTTCTATAGCTTCTTCCAT CTGAGCTTCGCCTGTGCCCAGCTGCCCATGGCCTACTTCCTGAACCACTACCTGTATGATATGAACCACACGCTGTACAACGTGCAAAACTGTG GCACCAACAGCCACGGCATCCTCAGCGGCATCAGCAACACGGTTCTGCAGTCGCTCCCGAGGAGCCGAAACCTCATCGTGGTGGAGAGCGTGCTCATGGCCGTGGCCTTCCTGGCCATGCTGCTG GTGCTGGGCCTGTGCGGCGCCGCGTACCGGCCCACGGAGGAGATCGACCTGCGCAGCGTGGGCTGGGGCAACATCTTCCAGCTGCCCTTCAAGCACGTGCGCGACTTCCGCCTGCGCCACCTCGTGCCCTTCTTCATCTACAGCGGCTTCGAGGTGCTCTTTGTCTGCACCGGCTTTGCCCTG GGTTACGGCGTGTGCTCGTTGGGGCTGGAACGCCTGGCGCCCCTCCTTGTGGCCTACAGCCTGGGCGCCTCAGCTGCCTCCCTCCTGGGCCTGCTGGGGCTGTGGCTGCCACGCTGGATGCCCCTGGTGGCCGGAGCTGGGCTGCACCTGCTGCTCACCGTCAGCCTCTTCTTTTGGGCCCCCAAGCCTCAGGTCCTGCAGCACGCCTGGATCCTCTACACGGCAGCTGCCCTCTGGGGTGTAGGCAGCGGTCTCAACAAAACTGGGCTCAGCA CGCTCCTGGGAATCCTGTACGAGGACAAGGAGAGGCAGGACTTCATTTTCACCATCTACCACTGGTGGCAGGCCATGGCCATCTTCCTTGTGTACCTCGGCTCCGGGCTTCCCATGAAG GTGAAGCTGGCGGTGCTGCTGGTGACCCAGGTGGGGGCGGTGACCTCGTACCTGTGGATGGAGCGCAAGCTGCGGCAGGGGGTGGGCCCGCGCCTGCCCCGCATCCCGCGGCCCCAGCACAAGGTTCGCGGTTACCGCTACCTGGAGGACGACAACTCGGATGAGAGCGGCGCGGAGGGCGagcccggcggcggcggcggcccggGGGACGGCGTGGAGGAGGAGGCGCCCCCGGCGGGGCCCGGGCTCGGTCCCGAGCCAGCCGGCCAGCCCCGGCGGCCCTGCCCCTTCGAACTCGCGCAGGGCGACGACGGGCCCGAGGAGAAGTGA